Below is a genomic region from Enterobacter hormaechei subsp. xiangfangensis.
TGAAGGTATGGGCGAATCAGGATGGCGGACCCTCTATCAGGCGCATCGGTTTGAGCACCTCTTCTCCTGGCTACAGCTCACGCAGGCGCAGCTCACCGCGACGCCGGGGATATCGGCATCGCATGGCGCTGCGCTGTGGCATCAGTTTAACCTGGCGCGGGAGCGTCCTTTTATCCGCTGGATCACCGCGATGGGAATACCGCTGGCCCGGTCGACGCTCAAGGCGGCAGGGGATCGCACCTGGCAGGCGCTGATTCAGCGAAGCGAAGCGGAGTGGCGGCTGCTACCGGGTGTCGGGCAGGAGAAAGCCCGCCAGATCGTAAACTGGCTGCATCAGCCTCAGATTGATGCCCTGGCAAAGTGGCTGGCCGCAGAGCACATCGGTGGATTTTAATCTGCATGCGCTCCTGAACAGACTGGCGAGGGAGGAAAACATTTTCGCTGCCGTGAAATAGCGTATTTATGAGACGCGGTTTATATACGCAGTAATTATGAATATAAATGAATTATTCATGATAAATATATTTTGAGGAAATATTATTCCCGATCCTGATTTCAGGGTTTACTCTGCTTGTGTTTTTATTTTTCTCGAGAGGTTGGTTTAATTGATCTCAATCATTATTAATCGAGAACACTAGCCGGTAATGAAGGCGTTATAGGTGATGTAGTCTGTTTGCTTGACGTGGTTTTGCTTTTAATTTCAGTTGGTTAAATGTTTAATTAATAATATATTGAGTTTTTTCTGGTTAACAATTGGTCATATTTATTCTGACGGAAATCATTGCGTCAAATTATTATAAGAATTATCTTATCCAAAATTTTTAAGGTAGTTACCGCTGGGGTGCATTTTGCATCACTTCTGCGTTTTCCTTTCTTTTTGCACCCCGTGAGGGAGTTAACTATCTGAACTCCAATTGAAGCAATTAAGGGTACCGAAATATATCCTGGCGGTTTATATGCGCTGGTGTTCAGAGCCCAGGGCTTTTACATGGATGATTTTCCGTCCCTGTCGGGCCGGAATTCAGCCCCGGGCTTTATGCCCGTTAACCGGGACCTGGTTTCCAGGTGCTCATATTTTCCTTCATTTGAATGAGGACCAAAAATGAAAAGGACGCTTTGTACAGTGCTGACGGCACTCACGCTGGCGACTGCCTTGCCTGCTATAGGCGCTACCACCGAAGCAGGTAGCACCAGCGCAGCAACAACCGGAACAACAACCGGAGCAACGGTGGGAACTACCGCTGGCACTACGGGGGGACTGGCGGCAGGGGCGATTGGGACAACCGCTGTTGTCACCACCGCTGCGATTGCCGGCGTAGCGACGTTAGCCGTTGTCGCGGCAAGCGACAGTGGCGATGACTCAAGCAATGGTACTTCCACGACGACAGTTACCCGCTAAGGCTGGTGCGCAAGGCGATATAGCCTTGCGCTGAACAGCGCAACGACTTGACCCGGCGTCGATATCAAAGCCGGGTATTTGATTGATTTCAATGTTATTTAATCAAGGATTTCTGGTGAGACTGTTTATTCTGCTCATCGTGACTCTGCTGATCCAGGGGTGTACGCCGAGCCAGCAGAGCATTATTGAGACCTTTAACGCCAGTCTGGACGGGCGCCAGGATGTGACGGTAACGGACGGGCAGATTCAGGCGCTCCCATACTCAACCATGTACCTGCGACTGGATAATGGCCCGAGGATCCTGGTGGTTCTCGGATACATCGAACAGGGAAACAGTAAATGGTTATCGCAGGATAATGCGATGATCGTCACGCATAACGGTCGCCTTATCCACACGCTCAAGCTTCCTTATAACCTGCTTGAGGTAACCAATCTTGAGCACGATCCGCTGCGCCACACGCCGCAGCTCCGCGACGGCAGCCAGTGGTCGCGTGATGTGCGCTGGCAGGAAGAGGGGCGGTATCGCTCCGCACACCTGACCTCGCGCTTCTCCCTGAGCGGGACGGAAAACCTGACCCTTGCCGGAAACACGCTACGTTGTCAGGTCTGGCAGGAGGCGGTGCAGGCCGACGGCCTCGATCGTCGCTGGCATAACACCTTCTGGATTGATTCCGCTACCGGCCAGGTACGCCAGAGCGAACAGATGCTCGGCGCGGGCGTATTCCCTGTCGCCATGACGATGTTGAAGCCCGCCCCATGAACAGACTCAGAAAATGGTTACCTGGCGTAGGGCTAT
It encodes:
- a CDS encoding YjbF family lipoprotein produces the protein MRLFILLIVTLLIQGCTPSQQSIIETFNASLDGRQDVTVTDGQIQALPYSTMYLRLDNGPRILVVLGYIEQGNSKWLSQDNAMIVTHNGRLIHTLKLPYNLLEVTNLEHDPLRHTPQLRDGSQWSRDVRWQEEGRYRSAHLTSRFSLSGTENLTLAGNTLRCQVWQEAVQADGLDRRWHNTFWIDSATGQVRQSEQMLGAGVFPVAMTMLKPAP